The DNA window AAAACCTTAGCTTAAATGTACAAAGTGAAAtaaactgaataacataatttcttatcagaaaaatatctaaatacacatgtttcatgaaacaaataaaacacacaaaagacaaactcccactgaatctagatatcctcataatctaaaacacccatacgagcagtgtgctcatgaaagaccttgggtggaAAACCCTTAGTAGGGGGTCTGCAATCATGGAGTTTGTTCTAAGTGTTCTATACAAATCTGTCCACTTTGTACCCTTTCTTTTACAACAAGGAACTTGATGTCAATGTGTTTTGACTTCGTCGAGCtcctattgttgttggaatacaatacagctgacttattgtcacaatacaacttaagtggtctttcaattCCATCCCCGATGCGCAGCCCAGTGACAAAGTTCCTCAGCCATATACCATGGTTGGATGcctcataacatgcaacaaattctgctgccatggtggatgaagctatgagtgtttgttttgcactccTCCATGATATAGCTCCATCACCTAACAGATATATGTAGCTCGAAGTAGATCTCCTACTATCATGGCATCCCGCAAAGTCGGAGTCAGAATATCCAATGATCTCAAAGTGATCTGACCTCCTATATGTGAGCATGTACTCTCTTGTTCTCTTCAAATATCTCATAACCTTTTTGGCTGCTTTCCAGTGATCAATTCCTGGATTGCTTAAGTATCTGCCTAACACTCCAACAATGTACGCTATATCCAGACGCGTACAAActtgagcatacattagactcccaacacCCGAAGCGTAGGGAATCTtttgcatttcttgaatttcaaggcttcctttagggcattgtttaagacaaaatttgtctcctttaacgacaggggtatcacctggtctacaatcttgcatgccaaaccgtttgagtactttatcgatatagctcttttgtgataatccaagaataccccgagaacggtctcgatgtatttgaattcctaaaacaaaagaggcgtcaccaagatctttcatctcaaaatgcttcgatagaaatctcttggtttcgtgcaataagcctatatcattagtggcaagcaatatgtcatcgacatatagaaccagaaatatacacttactcccactaaacttatgatacacacaatcatcaacagcattcatctcaaaaccaaataagagaaccacttgatgaaatttgtggtaccattgacgggaagcttgcttgagttcatagatggatttttttaatttgcaaactattttctttgggtcaccaaccacaaagttttctggttgctctatataaattgtctcatcaatgtctCCATTGAGAAACgttgttttaacatccatctgatgtaactcaagatcaaagtgagcaacaagtgccattattatcctaaaagagtctttcgatgaaactggagagaaagtctctttataatcaatgccttctttctgagtatagccttttgctacaagacgtgccttaaacctcaccacattaccattttcatccctcttggttttaaatatccatttacaaccaattggttttacaccttctggtaatgggacaacttcccaaactttattgtcttgcatagacttattctcttcattcatgacatcattccacttttgagagttagaacttttcatggcctgatgaaagttgattggatcatcttccatcattccaatgccatcctcatgttcttgaagatacATTATGTATTCATCTGGATTAATagcatttcttctttctctagtgGATCGTCGCAAAGGCACTTGTTCTTGAGGTTGTTGAGTTTGTACCTCTGGGGTTTGATTGACTATGTTTGGTTGCTCTTGATTTAAAACTTGATCAATATTAGGAATGGAATCCTGAATATTGTCAAAAGCAACTATTGgaataggaatcaactcatcttCAAGAGAAGTGGTTGATTCTAAATCCTCCTCAAAAACAAAGTCTTTAACCGtatttctccccccaaactcaATATCCTCAAAAAACTTTGCAGTTCCCGTTTCAAATATATTCTTTActttgggatcataaaacttgaaACCCCTAGATCGTTCAGAATAtccaataaagtagctgctCACAGTTTTGGGTTCTAGCTTCTTTTCATTTGGCCTATAAGGCCTAgcctcagctggacatccccaaacatgAAAGTGCTTAAGACTAGGATTTCGccctgtccaaagctcataaggtgttttttCAGCTGCTTTAGTTGGTACCCTATTCAAAATGTAGGCTGCTGTCTTAAGTGCCTCTCCCCAGAGTGATTCTGGTAAGGTTGAATGACTGATCATACTCTTTACCATATCTTTAAGAATACGGTTTCGTctttcagcaacaccattcatgctaggagATCCTGGCATAATGTACTGTGGGACAATTCCACACTCCTCTAGATATTTGGCAAAAGGtcctggacgttgttcacctgaTCCGTCATATCTGCcatagtactcaccaccacggTCAAACCTGACTTGCTTTATTCTTttgctaagttgattctcaacttcagccTTAAAAGATTTGAGCACATCCAAGACTTGAGACTTTTCATGAAGTAGAAATAGGTACGCATatcttgagtaatcatctatgaatgatacaaaataacgttgaccattccaagaaggtgtaggaaatggcccacaaatatctgtaTGTATCAATTCTAAGACATCTATAGCTCTTTTCGCACCCAATTTCTTAGTTTTGGTGTGTTTGCCTTTGATGCATTGAATGCAAACATCAAAGTCTGAAAAAtcaattgaatttaaaattccaTCAGACACAAGTCGCTCAACTCTATTTCTAGAGATGTGACCTAGCCGTTTGTGCCATAAGGAACTTGATTTTTCATTATCCATTTTACGCTTAGTACCATTTGATTTAACATTCAAGGTTTCATTATAAGAAGCAACGGTGTCAAGCAAATATAAGTTGTCATAAACCATAAGAGAACCAGTTCCAAcagtatttgaattaatagataaactgaaacaattgtttccaaatgaacaacaataacccAATTTGTCCAAACAAGAAACAGAAACCAAATTCCGTCGAAATGACGGTACAACAAAAGTATCCACTAAGTCCAAATAGTAACCAGTACTTAATAACAACCTAAAATGCTCTATTGCTTCCACATTTACCGACTTGCCATTTCCCAGATAAATGCTTCTTTCAGCATCATTTGGCTTTCGGTAActcaggcaaccctgcatagaaacactgATGTTAGTGGTAGCACCGGAATCTAACCACCAAGTGTTTCCTGGTACTGAAGCTAAATTTacctcagaacagaccaaagTAAGAAATGTATCTTTCTTTGCTCGTCATGCAATGTACTTAGCACATTCCTTCTTCATGTATCCTTTCATGTTACAAAAGAAACAAGCATCATCATTATTGGCTTGAGTTTGTTTCTTATGTGCAGGACCTTTATCCTTAGCAGcctcattctttcttttcttgcccttatccttagaggtgcttgccaaatgagcactttcagtcttttcttgcttcaatctttcttcctcttgaacacaaaaTGAAATGAGCTCATTAAGAGTCCATTTCTCCCTTTGGCAGTTGTAGCTGACCTTAAATTGACTGAATTGTGGAGGAAGAGAGATAAGCACTAAATGCACAAGCAAGTCATCCGAAAGCTCAAGCTTTAGTGCCTTCAACTTTGAAGCAAGGTGAgacatttccataatgtactcccttatgttttccttgcccttaaacttcatggaaataagtttctttaaaagagtaCTTGTTTCCGCCTTATTGCTTTTTGCAAAGCttttctcaatttcagcaaGGAAAGCTGTGGCATCGGTGACCTCCTCGGACACCGCACCCCTAAAAGCCTCAGGTATGCCGCGCTTAATGATCATAAGACTCATGCGGTTTGAACGGTCCCACTTCTCATAAATC is part of the Cannabis sativa cultivar Pink pepper isolate KNU-18-1 chromosome 5, ASM2916894v1, whole genome shotgun sequence genome and encodes:
- the LOC133038274 gene encoding uncharacterized protein LOC133038274 — translated: MDRPAPLTDTSTSEQRRIYEKWDRSNRMSLMIIKRGIPEAFRGAVSEEVTDATAFLAEIEKSFAKSNKAETTSVPGNTWWLDSGATTNISVSMQGCLSYRKPNDAERSIYLGNGKSVNVEAIEHFSLSINSNTVGTGSLMVYDNLYLLDTVASYNETLNVKSNGTKRKMDNEKSSSLWHKRLGHISRNRVERLVSDGILNSIDFSDFDVCIQCIKGKHTKTKKLDDYSRYAYLFLLHEKSQVLDVLKSFKAEVENQLSKRIKQVRFDRGGEYYGRYDGSGEQRPGPFAKYLEECGIVPQYIMPGSPSMNGVAERRNRILKDMVKSMISHSTLPESLWGEALKTAAYILNRVPTKAAEKTPYELWTGRNPSLKHFHVWGCPAEARPYRPNEKKLEPKTVSSYFIGYSERSRGFKFYDPKVKNIFETGTAKFFEDIEFGGRNTVKDFVFEEDLESTTSLEDELIPIPIVAFDNIQDSIPNIDQVLNQEQPNIVNQTPEVQTQQPQEQVPLRRSTRERRNAINPDEYIMYLQEHEDELPAPLVLCDFDQPRRPPLTPRQVVDDASDRLGADHHFSLFKTKFGKSYASQEEHDYRFEVFKANLRRARRHQRLDPSANHGVTRFSDLTPAEFRRTFLGLWSRLRPPLGRGWSPGLDESRRHRQQPVWVSGVVAGDVETPCRVGDNISSSQLVHEVYKDAWSQVWSPFGTLVEVGFVSPPQDLCEALLGTVEGWGIPLQFGT